Below is a genomic region from Dehalococcoides mccartyi.
AAGCCTGTCACAAGGCATTATTTTGGAGCACAACGGCAGAATATGGGCTGAAAATAACCCCGAAGGGGGTGCCACCTTTGTAATAGAACTGCCCGTAAGCACCACTTGTGAAATTCCATCCCAACCTTCAGAGAAAAGTGCTCCGGCATATTCGGCACCAAAAAGATCAGCTTCAGCCATGGTGATAGATGATGAGCCTGCGGTTAGATCCCTATTGAAAATCATTTTAACCCAGGATGGACACCAGGTAGAGGAGTGCGAAAACCCGGAAAAAGCACTGGACAAACTACGCGAACATACATATGACATTATCTTTCTGGATATCCGCATGCCCGGCATGAGCGGAACCGAGCTCTATGATAAGATTATCAGCAACTGGCCCGGATTAGCCGGCCGTATTGTATTTATCACCGGCGATACCTCTGATGCCAAAGTCAGGGAATACCTTGATAACCACGATATCCCCTATGTTACCAAACCCTTTGACATGTCCCTGCTTAAAACTGCCATGCACAGGGTATTAAGCAAGATAGATGCGGATAACTGATGGATTTACAACAGGATACCTTACTGATAGTAGATGACGAGGAATTGATACGCCAATTACTCAGCGTAAAGTTTTCGAACGAAAACTACCAGTGCCTGACTGCCAGTAACGGCATAGAAGCCCTTGAACTTATTAAAGGGATACAAGTTGCTATAGTTCTGCTGGATATAAATATGCCCGGCAAAACAGGTATTGAAACCCTTCAGGATATAAAAACCCTCAAACCCGATACCGAAGTTATCATGGCCACCGCCATAAATGACATAGACGTTGCCTTAAAATGCATACGGCTGGGTGCATACGACTATGTGATAAAACCGTTTAATCTGGACTCTCTTATTCACATTACCAAACGGGCACAGGAACACAGACGCCTGATACTGGAAAACAGAGGCTACCAGCTTGGGCTGGAACAGAAAGTGGCTGAACGGACGGAAGAACTAAAACAGGCCTTGGACAAACTGAAATCAGCCTCATTGGATACCATCTTCCGTTTGTCACGGGCTGCCGAATATAAAGATGAAGATACCGGTATGCACATACGGCGTATAGGCCACTACGCCGCCCAGATAGCCGAAAGTATGGGGCTCCCCCCTGAGGAGATAGAATCATTCCTGTATGCCGCCCCCATGCACGACATAGGCAAGATTGGTATTCCTGACAATATACTCCTGAAACCCGGAAAACTCACCCCGCAGGAATGGGAGATTATGAAGCAGCATACAATCATCGGTGCCAATATTCTGGAGGGAGCCGCATCAGAAATCATTAAAAAGGCAGCAGTAATTGCCCTGAACCATCATGAAAAATGGGACGGAAGCGGTTACCCGAACGGGCTTAAGGGTGAAAATATACCTTTGGCCGGGCGTATTACCGCCATTGCAGATGTTTTTGATGCCCTGACTTCCAAAAGACCTTACCGGCCGGTATCATACTCGATAACCGAGGCTTTGAAAATGATAGAAGAAAATGTGGGCAAACAGTTTGACCCCGAAATATACAATGCCCTAAGAGGCAACTTGAAAAATATTCTGGCTATAAAAGAACACCAATAACCCCTCTGCCATAACTCCCTTACTCTGCCGGCACAGTTTATTCACACCGCATCCCATATAAATCAATTACCCGGTTCTACAGGCAGCGACCCGAAACAGGCCGTTTACCTGAGCAAGAAGGGTATTACTACTGCCACCAGCCCGGTAAACAGGACCGCCAGCATAAACAGATTGTACCGGAGAGCATAGTCACTAAGCATGGAAGGGTCGTAGTAATCTGCCACACCCTGGTCTTTATACATTTTAAGCAAACCGTTAATGAGTTTAGTCCTCATCTGGCGGCCGCGGATAAGCCCCACCTCAACTACAAAATTTACCACTACGATAAGCGCCACAAAAGTAAGCATAACTACCGTCTGGGTATTTTCACCTGAAGAAGAGGCTATGCCAGAGTTTATACCCAGAGTAATCAGATTCAGGAAAATAGCTGTAAGGACAAATATTGTATCTGTGCGGGCATTGGATGCCAGCTCAGCAATCAAATGTTCATGCACACGTTCAATCATTTCATCACCTCAAAACCAGTTAATTACGATTAAAATGCCGGTACAGCAAAACAAACCCGCCAATCATCACCGCTCCCAGCCCCAGTCCTACCCATTGCCACAGCCCGGAAGTATCTCTGACTACCAGTATGGTGTTGCTGAAAGTGCGTATTTGCTGGTATTCGGCTATAAAGACCAGATTGTACTCTCCGCGAGACGCATCTAACGGGGCAAGCACCACCGCCTCTAGCGACATACGCTGACCAACACCCAGATAGTCAACAGATGCAGGGTTATATTCCACCACCCAGTTTGCAGGCAAATCTGCTGACAGGGTTATATCAAAAATTTCCTGAGTACCGGAGTTTTCAAGCTCCAGATAAAGTTTTTTAGCTTCACCGGGAATTATATCCATATAATAATACCCGGAAAGCAGATATAGGGAAAGGCTGGATTTTTCTGTCTGGGCGGTAACAGCGGCAGATGGGAAAAGCCCGCCCAGCATACTGCCAAACAGCAAACCGGCACACACCAGACCGGACAGAGTCCTGTATATTTTGAAATTTGTTATAAACTTCTTCATCTCAGGTTAATAATAAACGTTTGGCAAAGACAGTGCAATTGGGGCAATAACTGATTTTTGCTTAGCGGGAATACTTAGTTCATATTATCAAATAAAAAGCGGGGGATTCTGCCTTCCCCCGCCGGTACTTTCGTTCAGGTAACCACCTGATTATTCCGTTTTGCTGCCGACATAATTAAACGCTATCAATGCCACAGATACCACCGCCATACCCAAACCAAAGTAAAAAGTGCCCTGGGGATCCTGCCATTCCACCAGGTGCTTTAGAAAGATAATGCCCATGACCATTATAACCAAACTGCTCAGCTTAACCTTCAAATCATGGAGGTTTCTTATTATGAGCCACTCAGGGAGTGAAAGCTTACCGATAAACAGTTCGTAAATACCCAGTGCAAAAATAAGAAGCACCGTGGCTATCAGGAATATATCCATAAGTTCTATAAAAGGTATTAAATCAATACTTTCTTCCGCAAAACCTGAAAAAAAGCCTATCAGAATTTTGGCTGCCCTGATAATACCCAAAGAAAAGACCATAAGCGAAGCCAGCAGCATCGAAAAAACCGCTATCAGGGTAATGTATTTACTTTTCTCCAGCCATTGTTTCATGCTTTTCCCTGCAATTTCATTTTTAAATCTCCGGTTTCAAACGCAAAAACAGGCAATACAGATTTTCCGCAGCTTTCATTCAAGACTTCTGCCGCCGCAAGATATACGGCAGAAAGACCACAGACTATACCTTCCCAGCCGCCGATACGGATAAATACTTTGCCGGCATCTCCGGGTATCCAGTGGCCAATAGCCAACAGGAAAAATAATACTGTCAAACTTATGAAGACAAAGGCTGTTGCCCCATTTTTCTTGAGCGTGGGAAATACCATAAACAAAGTGAACAGTCCCCAAAGGCACAAATACCAACCCAGAAACGCAGGGGGTGCAGCCCATGCTTCGGGCAGACCCATTTGGGGTGCTATAAGAATAAATACCAAAGTCAGCCAGAACATGCCGTACGAAATAAAGGCGGTTGTACCGAATGTATTGCCTTTGCGGTATTCCAGTATACCGGCTATTACCTGGGCTATTCCTCCGTAAAAAATCCCCATAGCGAAAATGGCTACATTTAAAGGGAAAAAACCGGCATTATGAATGTTCAGAAGTATGGTTGTCATACCGAAACCTAACAGACCTAAAGGGGCAGGGTTTGATAATTTTGATTCCACTAAACTCCTTTATTTGAGGCTCATGCCAGATTAAAAGACCTTGATTATACGGATATGCAGACAGTATTTCAAACCCATACTTGTTTACAGATAAATGCTGTCTAAAGCTGTCTGTTTTAGCAGGATTTTCTTGACGCACAGCCGGTAAAGCAAATATAGGAAGAAAGTTTTTTTGTACAAAAGGGGCAAAACCTTGCTACAAATCTACTCAAGTAATACAATGAAGGGTACCAAAAAATCAGTCACCTGTTACCGGAAAAATTTTTTCTTTTAGCCTCAAATACTAAGGCAGGTAAAGATATATTCAGACCTGATAACCACAGAGAAGCCCGGTGAGCGAATCCTATCTGGTTTTTTATTTTCTAGCCATGACGATTTCGCTTCTGGCTTGTCTGACAGTAATAGTATTCAGCTGGAAAAACCGTGAAGCACCAGGAGCCCGGGCTATGCTGGCACTGGGAGTGGCAACATTTATCTGGGGATTCGGGTTTATGTGTGAAGCTGCCAGCCACAGCCTGAGCCAGCAGATGATATTCAACAATATCGGCTATGTTGGCTCAATGAGTGTTCCGGTAATCTGGCTGATTTTCGCGCTTCAATACACCAATGCCGATAAACAGTTTGAAAACTGGAAAAAGGCACTGCTTTTCGTCTTCCCGCTCTTCGTAGTAATAATGGTTTGGAGCAATGACACCCACCATCTCATGTGGTCAAATGAACACCAGACTATTTCAGGGCCTTTTCTGGTAGTTGCTAAAACATACGGGCCTCTTTTCTGGGTAGCAGTGGTACATAACTATCTACTTATTACCGGTGTAACCATTATATTAATCCGCCAGTTATTTTTTGGCATACGTATATACCGCAAACAGGCCTTTATACTCTTATTTGCAATCTGCCTGCCCTTGATTTGGAACATCATATATATATTTGATTTGCTGTCATTACCCCGCAAAGACCTGACCCCGGTAATGTTTGCAATTTCAGGTATAGCCATAACCATGGGACTAATGCGTTTCAAACTGTTTAAAACAATCCCTTTTGCTTATCCGCTTATTCTCCAGCAAATGAATGACGGCGTTCTGGTCTTTGATAGATCCAACCGACTGCTGGAAACAAACCCTGCGGCCTGCAAAATGACCGGTTTGGATAACACTATGGTCGGGCAGGAACTGAATAATTTATGCCATATGTCACCCCTTCTGGAATGTTTGGCTATTGCAAATTTCGGGCATCTTGATTTTGAATCCGCCACCAGAGTAAAAGGGAAGTTTTACGAACTGGACAAACAACCCCTGCTGGATAAACAACAAAGGCAGGTGGGCTGGCTGGCCACTATCCGCGATATAAGCCAGCGCAAGCAAACGGCTCAGGAACTTAAAGAACGCAAGGAACAGTACTTTACACTGGTAGAACATGGCAATGACGGCATTATCATTGTCCAGAACGGGCTGGTAGTCTACGCCAACTCCAAAATGAAAGAGCTTTCCGGTTACCCGATGGATGAAATTCTGGAAAACAATTCGCCCAGTTCGTATCAGCGGAACAAAGAGAGATAATTGAGCAGCATTACCAGAAGCGAGTGGAGGGGCAGAAATTATGCGGCAGATACGAAGCCTGCCTGATTAATAACAAGGGGCAAGAGGTCTACGTTGAAATAAGCGCCAGCCTGATTGAATATGAAGGCCAGCCTGCAGATATGGCTATTATCCGTGATTTGACTGCCGACAAACAAGCCGAGCTTGAAAACCAGAGACTTCGCGATAAGGCAGAGATGGCCAGCCGTTTGGCGGCTATAGGCGAGATGGCCGCCGGTATAGCTCATGAAATAAACAACCCCCTGACTGGTGTCATAGGATTCTCCGAGCTTTTGGCCACCAGAGGAGATTTGCCCGAAGATGTGACGGCGGACCTGCAGGTAATCAACCATGGTTCTCAGCGGGTGGTTGAGATTGTAAGGCGGCTGCTTACCTTTGCCAGACAGAATAAACCCGTAAAAACACGTCTGGATGTGCATGAGCTTATTGATAATACCCTGGAATTCCGCGGCTATGTGTTTAAGACCGCCAATATAGAGATTATCCGCCGGTATGACTTTAACCTGCCATGGATTACCGCCGACCCGGGACAACTGCAACAGGTATTTTTAAACCTGATTATCAATGCAGAACAAGCTATGAGAAAAGCACATGACGAGGGAAAACTAACTATAACCACCACCCAAACAGATAATTTTTTCAGCATCCGCATTGAGGATGACGGACCCGGTATGACACCGGAAGTAAAAGCTAAAATCTTCCAGCCGTTTTTCACCACCAAAGGCCCTAAAGAAGGAACGGGGCTGGGGTTAAGTTTGGCTATGGCTATTATTCTGGACCATCACGGTACAATTGATGTTGAAAGTGAATACGATAAGGGTGCAGCCTTTACTATCAATCTGCCGCTGAACTCTGATGCAGAGGAATATCCAATCAAGACACCCGCCCCTGCCTCTATGATAGAAGATAATCGGACTGCCAGTATACTAGTGGTAGATGACGAAGAACATATCTGCCGGCTGATTAGCCGGGTACTGGGGCAGATGCGGCATAACGTAGAGAGCTTCAATGACCCCGTCAAAGCACTTTTAAAGCTGGAGACAACCGGATACGATCTGGTATTGCTGGATATCCGCATGCCGGGTATGAGCGGTTTGGAATTTTATTCCCAGATGATTGCCAAACGCCCTGAGCTGGCAGGCAAGGTTATATTTATGACCGGGGATATGACCCTTTCAGACCTTGAAATCCATATGCAACAGACTAACCTGATGCACATTGCCAAACCTTTTCATCCCAGTACTCTGGAACAGTTTTTATCCAAAGCTTTGAAACAACAGGCGGGATAAAAAAATAATTTGGCAAGCATATAATGTAAATCCACTGGAACTTCATATTTGCTTAACATTTTTCTTTATAATTAGTATTATTATTCCAAATAAAAATCAAAAAGGGGACTCATGTGCTTTCTAACAAAAAATATATACCAGTAATACTTGGTATACTGATTCTGCCCAGCCTGCTGTTTTCGTCCTGTGCCGCCATTGCGGAGATGAATTCAAACCAGAATACCAATACTGATTCCGCTGATACTACCCAGATTACAGACCCGGCGGAACTGGCGGAATGGACAGCAGACGGTATTATAACAGCTAACGAATATACTAATAGCTCAACCCTCAGTGCCAACTTCACCCTGTTCTCCAGGACGGATGACCAGTATGTATATATCGGCATCAAAGCTAAAGCTACAGGCTGGATATCAATCGGTTTTCAGCCGGTGTCTGCCAAAGGTCACACAGGAGCTGATTTTGCACTGGGCGGAGTGAGTAATGGAGTGGCATATATTTATGACCTCTGGGGTATAAGTAAAGACGAACACTCTCTGGATACCAAACTGGGAGGAACAAACAGTATTCTGGAATACGGAGGCACCGAATCCGGCGGTTATACAATTCTGGAGTTTAAAAGACTGCTTGTTACCGGTGACAGTTATGACCAGAATATTGTCCACGGGTCTAATAATATTCTGTGGGCCTATAGTGACGAAGACGGCTTTGCCGCTATGCATACAGCCGAAGGCACAGGCAAAATAAACATACCCTGATAACTAATACGGCTAACAGATTTTGATTTACCTATAATCAAGCAGGGCATCGGATAATCCGGTGCCCTGCTGCTTTGTCTTCGAACAGAATGAATAAGTATACTGCCGTATAGGCTGAAAATGTTATAATGAACATTCATGATACACAGCTATTATTCCCGTATAAATGGCAACTCCCCTGATGAGAAGCCGAAAATCACCCGCGGCTTGCTGAAAAGGGTCTGGAGTTATGCCCGCCCTTACCGCTGGTTGGTGCTCTGGATGCTGGTACTCACTCTGGCCACTACCGGCCTGGGGCTTCTGACCCCTTTGATACTGCGTGACCTGATAGATGTCACTTTGCCGGACAAGGATTTGACCCGCCTAGGCTGGCTGATTGCAGCCCTGCTGACGATACCCCTTCTGACAAGCTTCTTAAACGTAGTGTTACGCAGATATAACTCACGGGTAGGTGAGGGAGTAATCTCTGACCTGAGGCTGGCTATGTTTTCGCACCTGCAGCGCATGTCACTCAGCTTTTTTACCCACACCAAAAGCGGCGAACTGATGAGCCGCCTTAATAACGACGTTATCGGCGCCCAGACGGCTATCAGCAATACTTTTGTATCTATAGTAACCAGCCTGATTCAGGCCATAGTGGTATTTTCAGTTATGATTACCCTTGAATGGCGGCTGGCACTGATAAGCGTGGCTATACTGCCCCTTTTCTTCTGGGCGGCCCAGCACCTGGGAAACAGGCTTCGGGATATTGCCCGGAACCAGCTTGACCAGAACGCCAGAATGAATGCCGTTGCCCAAGAACTGCTTAACATAAGCGGGGCTTTGCTGGTCAAACTTTTCGGCCGTTCGGCGGAAGAAGACCGCCGTTTCAAAGAACGCTCTGATGAAGTAAAAGATATTGGTATAAAGCGGGCGGTGACCGGCTCACTCTTTTTTGCCAGTATAGGCCTTCTAAGCGCTATTGGCATAGCCCTGGTTTACGGGGTGGGGGGCTATTTTGTAATTCAGGAAACCCTGACTATAGGTACTATCGTAGCTTTAGGTGCTTTACTGACTACCCTGTACGGGGCTTTGCAGACCCTGACTAACGCCCCGGTGGATTTTGCCACCTCTATGGTTAGTTTTGAACGGGTTTTTGAAGTGCTGGACGTACCGCTTGATATTAAAGAGAAAGAAAATGCCTGCATTTTAGGCAATGTAAGCGGCGTTTTGGAATTTAGGAATGTAGTCTTTCATTATGAACGCGAAGAAAAAGGCCTGCTCAGGGAAGTGCGGCGTTTCGGACAGATGCAGGACGTAGTTTCGGTGCTCTCCGGGGCTGACGGAACACCTAAAAACGGCGGCGAAAAAAATGCAGACAGCGCCGGACGGGCAAACAGCGAGGTGCTGGAAAATATTTCGTTCAGAGCCGAACCCGGCCAGCTGGTGGCTTTGGTCGGACCAAGCGGTGCCGGCAAAACAACCCTTACTTACCTTATACCCCGTTTATATGACCCAGTTGCCGGGCAAATACTGATAGACGGGCATGACTTAAGAGATGTCACCCTTGATTCACTGGCCGCCCAGATAGGTATGGTCACCCAGGAGACTTATCTTTTCCATGATACGGTGCGCACCAACCTGCTGTACGGCCGGCCGGATGCCACCCAGGCGGAAGTGGAAGCGGCGGCTAAAGCAGCCAATATCCACAAGTTCATCAAAAGTCTGCCCCAGGGGTATGAGACCATTGTAGGGGAGCGCGGCTACCGGCTGAGCGGGGGCGAAAAACAGCGGCTGGCACTGGCACGGGTTATACTAAAAAACCCGCGGATACTGGTGCTGGATGAAGCTACCAGCTCACTGGACAGCCAGTCGGAATACCTTATTCAGGAAGCACTAAAACACGTAATGGTGGGGCGTACTAGCATTGTCATTGCCCACCGCCTGAGCACTATTCTGGCGGCGGATATGATACTGGTGATGGACCACGGGCATATTGTGGAAAGGGGCACTCACCGCGAACTGCTGGCTCTGGGCGGGCTGTATGCAAATCTCTATGAAACCCAGTTTCGCAGCAAGGCCAATACGCCCTCAGCGGCGGAGTAATTAGCCGGGTTTTCAACTGATACAGCACCGCTTTTTACGGCCGTAAATCCTTTCAGGTAAACTTATTTTGGTTATTTTCTCCGCCTGAAAGCAGCCTGAACCCAAATAATTTCTCCTTACTGTATAATAAAACCACCCTTAGGAGTGAGAGATTATGTTTTTACCTACAACCCCCCAGGAGCTGATCAAACTGGGGTGGGACAGACCGGATATAATACTGGTAACTGGTGACAGTTACATAGACAGCCCGTTTATCGGCTCTGCCCTTATCGGCAAAGTTTTAAGCCGGGCGGGTTACCGGGTGGGTATTATTGCCCAGCCGGATATACATTCGGATACAGACATCTGCCGCTTAGGTGAGCCCAGGCTTTTCTGGGGGGTAACGGCCGGCAGTGTGGACTCTATGGTAGCCAACTATACTTCACTCAAAAAGAAAAGAAAGAGTGACGACTATACCCCCGGAGGCATAAATAACCGCCGTCCTGACCAGGCCAGCATTGTCTATACCAACCTTATAAAGCAGTACTTTAAGCATACCCGCCCCATAGTGCTGGGCGGTATTGAGGCCAGCCTGAGACGTGTTGCCCATTATGATTTCTGGACTGACCATATCCGCCCCTCAATCCTGTTTGACGCCAAGGCAGATTACCTGCTCTACGGCATGGCTGAAAAAGCGGTGCTGGAGCTGGCCGCCGCCC
It encodes:
- a CDS encoding HD domain-containing phosphohydrolase, with the translated sequence MDLQQDTLLIVDDEELIRQLLSVKFSNENYQCLTASNGIEALELIKGIQVAIVLLDINMPGKTGIETLQDIKTLKPDTEVIMATAINDIDVALKCIRLGAYDYVIKPFNLDSLIHITKRAQEHRRLILENRGYQLGLEQKVAERTEELKQALDKLKSASLDTIFRLSRAAEYKDEDTGMHIRRIGHYAAQIAESMGLPPEEIESFLYAAPMHDIGKIGIPDNILLKPGKLTPQEWEIMKQHTIIGANILEGAASEIIKKAAVIALNHHEKWDGSGYPNGLKGENIPLAGRITAIADVFDALTSKRPYRPVSYSITEALKMIEENVGKQFDPEIYNALRGNLKNILAIKEHQ
- a CDS encoding NEW3 domain-containing protein, which encodes MKKFITNFKIYRTLSGLVCAGLLFGSMLGGLFPSAAVTAQTEKSSLSLYLLSGYYYMDIIPGEAKKLYLELENSGTQEIFDITLSADLPANWVVEYNPASVDYLGVGQRMSLEAVVLAPLDASRGEYNLVFIAEYQQIRTFSNTILVVRDTSGLWQWVGLGLGAVMIGGFVLLYRHFNRN
- a CDS encoding YqhA family protein, which gives rise to MKQWLEKSKYITLIAVFSMLLASLMVFSLGIIRAAKILIGFFSGFAEESIDLIPFIELMDIFLIATVLLIFALGIYELFIGKLSLPEWLIIRNLHDLKVKLSSLVIMVMGIIFLKHLVEWQDPQGTFYFGLGMAVVSVALIAFNYVGSKTE
- a CDS encoding acetate uptake transporter, translating into MTTILLNIHNAGFFPLNVAIFAMGIFYGGIAQVIAGILEYRKGNTFGTTAFISYGMFWLTLVFILIAPQMGLPEAWAAPPAFLGWYLCLWGLFTLFMVFPTLKKNGATAFVFISLTVLFFLLAIGHWIPGDAGKVFIRIGGWEGIVCGLSAVYLAAAEVLNESCGKSVLPVFAFETGDLKMKLQGKA
- a CDS encoding ATP-binding protein translates to MAAGIAHEINNPLTGVIGFSELLATRGDLPEDVTADLQVINHGSQRVVEIVRRLLTFARQNKPVKTRLDVHELIDNTLEFRGYVFKTANIEIIRRYDFNLPWITADPGQLQQVFLNLIINAEQAMRKAHDEGKLTITTTQTDNFFSIRIEDDGPGMTPEVKAKIFQPFFTTKGPKEGTGLGLSLAMAIILDHHGTIDVESEYDKGAAFTINLPLNSDAEEYPIKTPAPASMIEDNRTASILVVDDEEHICRLISRVLGQMRHNVESFNDPVKALLKLETTGYDLVLLDIRMPGMSGLEFYSQMIAKRPELAGKVIFMTGDMTLSDLEIHMQQTNLMHIAKPFHPSTLEQFLSKALKQQAG
- a CDS encoding DOMON domain-containing protein, coding for MLSNKKYIPVILGILILPSLLFSSCAAIAEMNSNQNTNTDSADTTQITDPAELAEWTADGIITANEYTNSSTLSANFTLFSRTDDQYVYIGIKAKATGWISIGFQPVSAKGHTGADFALGGVSNGVAYIYDLWGISKDEHSLDTKLGGTNSILEYGGTESGGYTILEFKRLLVTGDSYDQNIVHGSNNILWAYSDEDGFAAMHTAEGTGKINIP
- a CDS encoding ABC transporter ATP-binding protein yields the protein MIHSYYSRINGNSPDEKPKITRGLLKRVWSYARPYRWLVLWMLVLTLATTGLGLLTPLILRDLIDVTLPDKDLTRLGWLIAALLTIPLLTSFLNVVLRRYNSRVGEGVISDLRLAMFSHLQRMSLSFFTHTKSGELMSRLNNDVIGAQTAISNTFVSIVTSLIQAIVVFSVMITLEWRLALISVAILPLFFWAAQHLGNRLRDIARNQLDQNARMNAVAQELLNISGALLVKLFGRSAEEDRRFKERSDEVKDIGIKRAVTGSLFFASIGLLSAIGIALVYGVGGYFVIQETLTIGTIVALGALLTTLYGALQTLTNAPVDFATSMVSFERVFEVLDVPLDIKEKENACILGNVSGVLEFRNVVFHYEREEKGLLREVRRFGQMQDVVSVLSGADGTPKNGGEKNADSAGRANSEVLENISFRAEPGQLVALVGPSGAGKTTLTYLIPRLYDPVAGQILIDGHDLRDVTLDSLAAQIGMVTQETYLFHDTVRTNLLYGRPDATQAEVEAAAKAANIHKFIKSLPQGYETIVGERGYRLSGGEKQRLALARVILKNPRILVLDEATSSLDSQSEYLIQEALKHVMVGRTSIVIAHRLSTILAADMILVMDHGHIVERGTHRELLALGGLYANLYETQFRSKANTPSAAE